A window of Sulfurimonas gotlandica GD1 contains these coding sequences:
- the flgK gene encoding flagellar hook-associated protein FlgK — protein sequence MASIFNALHIGYSGLNVAQIGINTTGHNISNAEVDGYTRQRVITAAATPLQTYPGNVGNGAQVMDIKRVFDNFVFDRYTDISETKEYSDFETKTLEELSTYFPEIDGVGIKADLTEYYNMWQTFADNPDNDAIKLALATQTKTLTQHIAYTQTQVKSLQSQLNDQLAVNINEVNSIAKQLADLNKSIEIAEAGKTYTANDLRDKRNVMERSLARLIGAVTNAGQIESNIQVDSSSNTKTGSYSVSVNGFNIVDGNSFHPIYLSRENNSNGFYEVSYERQDGTLIQIAEKISGGVVGSILNLRGASLDTTSGMPTDGVVQNVVAQMDAFAKGLIESTNNVYANSATKRMESNKLDLNPTNSLVNSTLNVQTGSFEMIVYDIDGNVTTKREIVINQATTMTGVAGSNSIQGQIEAQIDDNGDGNANNDINNFIQFNWATFAGGGNALELTLDPLAESRGYTFSMQDILKDTSYSSGSNFAGALGMSRYFDGDSAQSISLNYTLANNPTLITPGATPVAGDNVVALNMVQHQYEKFDFYVGNQDFNTTTYAMFDIIATEVGTQTNAAILKNETITTQYNATELEYNSVSKVSLDEEMTNLIKYQTSYGAAAKIITTIDQMMQTLLGIKQ from the coding sequence ATGGCTTCTATATTTAATGCACTTCATATTGGATACTCCGGGCTTAATGTAGCTCAGATTGGTATCAATACGACAGGTCATAATATTTCAAATGCTGAGGTGGATGGCTATACAAGACAAAGAGTTATTACCGCTGCTGCAACACCTCTTCAAACATATCCTGGTAATGTCGGTAACGGTGCGCAAGTTATGGATATTAAAAGAGTATTTGACAACTTTGTTTTTGATAGATACACTGATATTTCTGAAACTAAAGAGTATAGTGATTTTGAGACCAAGACACTGGAAGAGCTTTCGACATACTTTCCTGAAATTGATGGTGTTGGTATAAAAGCTGACTTAACTGAGTACTATAATATGTGGCAAACTTTTGCTGACAACCCAGATAATGATGCTATAAAATTAGCCTTAGCAACTCAAACAAAAACTCTTACGCAACATATTGCCTATACACAAACTCAAGTAAAAAGTTTGCAATCTCAACTTAATGATCAACTAGCAGTTAATATAAATGAAGTTAACTCTATAGCGAAGCAGTTAGCTGATTTAAATAAATCTATAGAGATTGCAGAAGCTGGAAAAACATATACTGCAAATGATTTAAGAGATAAAAGAAATGTGATGGAACGCAGTTTGGCAAGACTAATCGGTGCTGTTACTAATGCAGGACAAATTGAGTCAAATATACAAGTAGATAGTTCTTCAAATACTAAAACTGGAAGTTATAGTGTTAGTGTTAATGGTTTTAATATTGTTGATGGTAATTCATTTCATCCAATTTATTTATCTAGAGAGAATAATTCAAATGGCTTTTATGAAGTTTCATATGAGAGACAAGATGGTACTCTTATCCAGATTGCAGAAAAAATAAGTGGTGGTGTAGTAGGGTCTATATTAAATCTTCGTGGAGCTTCTCTTGACACCACAAGCGGTATGCCAACAGACGGTGTAGTCCAAAATGTTGTTGCACAAATGGATGCTTTTGCAAAAGGTCTGATAGAGTCTACAAATAATGTTTACGCAAACAGCGCTACAAAAAGAATGGAATCAAATAAATTAGATTTAAATCCAACCAACTCTCTTGTTAATTCAACTTTGAATGTACAAACTGGATCTTTTGAGATGATTGTATATGATATTGATGGCAACGTTACCACTAAAAGAGAAATAGTAATAAATCAGGCAACTACCATGACTGGTGTAGCAGGTTCAAATTCTATTCAAGGGCAGATAGAAGCACAGATCGATGATAATGGCGATGGTAATGCAAACAATGATATAAATAACTTTATACAGTTTAATTGGGCTACATTTGCTGGTGGGGGGAATGCACTTGAATTGACATTAGATCCGCTTGCTGAATCTAGAGGCTATACTTTTTCAATGCAAGATATTTTAAAAGATACATCATATTCATCTGGAAGTAATTTTGCAGGTGCACTTGGTATGAGTAGATATTTTGACGGTGATAGTGCCCAAAGCATCAGTCTTAATTATACACTAGCTAACAATCCTACTCTAATAACGCCTGGAGCTACACCAGTAGCAGGGGACAATGTTGTTGCGCTTAATATGGTTCAGCACCAGTATGAAAAATTTGATTTTTATGTTGGCAATCAAGATTTTAACACTACTACATATGCTATGTTTGACATCATCGCAACAGAAGTGGGTACTCAAACAAATGCCGCAATACTTAAAAATGAAACTATAACAACACAGTATAATGCAACTGAGCTAGAGTATAATTCAGTATCAAAAGTAAGTCTAGATGAAGAGATGACAAACTTGATTAAATATCAAACATCATATGGTGCTGCTGCAAAAATTATAACTACAATTGACCAGATGATGCAGACACTTCTTGGAATAAAACAGTAA
- a CDS encoding flagellar biosynthesis anti-sigma factor FlgM, giving the protein MISQINSSAVRGAYASNFGESKETSKASTNITKQGDTSKVERIKEALESGEYKINLEALSQKIAEELL; this is encoded by the coding sequence ATGATTTCGCAAATAAATAGTTCTGCGGTTCGTGGTGCTTACGCTAGTAACTTTGGAGAATCTAAAGAAACTAGTAAAGCCTCGACGAATATTACAAAACAAGGTGATACTAGCAAGGTGGAGAGAATAAAAGAAGCTCTTGAATCTGGCGAGTATAAAATTAACCTAGAGGCTCTTTCACAGAAGATAGCTGAAGAGTTGTTGTAG
- a CDS encoding flagellar basal body P-ring protein FlgI yields the protein MKTIILLLLTISTIYATKINDVANIVGVRENQIIGYSLVVGLKKTGDGTTSKFTLQSISNMLKAMNIDMNPIDIKSKNVAAVVVTANLGAFAKQGDKFDITVSSIGDAKSLEGGTLLMTPLKGVDGKIYALAQGHISIGGKNSRGAGSESHPTVGIVFEGGFVEREISIDLYNQEYATLSLKESNMKNSVAIQTAINDFYNTQVAVAMDPRTIKLKCPQNRSMIEFLAEVQDIDMEYKPSNKIIINERTGTIIAGVNIEVKPIVITHGDITIKILSQDTLSQPEGSMAVDNDLVIGLNQNEIYTKNGTTTVANIVRSLKKLGASPKDIISILEAMKSAGSISAQLKII from the coding sequence ATGAAAACAATTATTTTACTCTTACTTACTATTTCTACAATTTACGCTACTAAAATCAATGATGTTGCTAACATCGTAGGTGTACGCGAGAATCAGATTATAGGTTACTCACTTGTTGTCGGTCTAAAAAAGACTGGTGATGGTACTACCTCAAAATTTACACTTCAATCAATCTCAAACATGTTAAAAGCCATGAATATAGATATGAACCCAATCGATATAAAATCAAAAAATGTTGCAGCCGTTGTTGTAACTGCCAATCTTGGAGCATTTGCAAAACAAGGTGACAAGTTTGATATCACTGTCTCTTCTATTGGAGATGCAAAATCTTTAGAGGGTGGAACACTTTTGATGACACCACTAAAAGGGGTTGATGGCAAGATATATGCTTTGGCACAAGGTCACATCAGTATTGGCGGTAAAAACTCAAGAGGTGCAGGAAGTGAGTCTCATCCAACTGTAGGTATTGTTTTTGAGGGTGGATTTGTAGAGCGTGAGATTAGCATCGACTTGTACAATCAAGAGTACGCAACACTATCACTAAAAGAATCAAATATGAAAAATAGTGTAGCAATACAAACAGCTATAAATGATTTTTATAACACGCAAGTTGCAGTAGCAATGGATCCAAGAACAATCAAACTAAAATGTCCACAAAACAGAAGTATGATAGAGTTTCTAGCTGAAGTTCAAGATATTGACATGGAATATAAACCAAGTAATAAAATTATTATTAATGAGAGAACAGGAACTATAATTGCTGGAGTAAATATAGAAGTAAAACCAATAGTAATAACTCATGGAGACATAACTATAAAAATCCTATCACAGGACACTCTATCTCAACCTGAAGGTTCAATGGCGGTAGATAATGATTTAGTAATTGGGCTAAATCAAAATGAGATATACACTAAAAATGGAACTACAACTGTAGCAAATATAGTTCGTTCTCTAAAAAAGCTTGGAGCGTCTCCTAAAGATATTATATCTATCTTGGAAGCTATGAAAAGTGCTGGTAGTATCTCAGCTCAACTAAAAATCATCTAA
- the rsmD gene encoding 16S rRNA (guanine(966)-N(2))-methyltransferase RsmD, whose product MKNSDKSKSLTKKIISGKFKNKVLKLPSKTTTRSSKSIVLESFFNTIQFDIIDATFVEVFSGSGSIGLEALSRGANNILFMEQDRDAIKVLKENISLTDPSACEVFSGDSFSNINTVISTLKRNKQSAYFYIDPPFSIREGMEDIYDKMITMIASIPPELTELIIIEHMTGLEIPETIGAFKMKKFKKFGNTSLTYLEENME is encoded by the coding sequence ATGAAGAATAGTGATAAAAGTAAATCATTAACAAAAAAAATAATATCTGGAAAATTTAAAAACAAAGTTTTAAAACTCCCATCCAAAACAACTACGCGCTCATCTAAGTCAATAGTTTTAGAATCTTTTTTTAACACTATACAGTTTGACATCATAGATGCTACTTTCGTTGAAGTCTTCTCTGGAAGCGGTTCTATAGGTCTTGAAGCTCTTAGCCGTGGTGCAAACAACATACTTTTTATGGAACAAGACAGAGATGCAATAAAAGTCTTAAAAGAAAACATCTCTCTTACTGACCCATCTGCATGTGAAGTATTTAGTGGAGACAGTTTTTCAAATATAAACACTGTTATATCTACACTCAAGAGAAATAAACAGAGTGCATACTTTTACATCGATCCACCTTTTAGCATCAGAGAGGGCATGGAAGATATTTATGACAAGATGATTACTATGATAGCATCTATACCTCCAGAGCTTACAGAGCTAATAATCATCGAGCACATGACAGGTTTAGAGATACCTGAGACTATAGGTGCATTTAAGATGAAAAAATTTAAAAAGTTTGGGAATACTTCATTAACTTATCTAGAAGAAAATATGGAATAG
- a CDS encoding rod-binding protein, with protein sequence MYGSNSINMQAQMMSQNQSVPKIDTNTNDAKLREQTDAFESVILKMLMDNAMKDEKNLFSQQNDPGDKIYKSMYREELAKASAGGFGFSQMLYDFLSQKS encoded by the coding sequence ATGTATGGTTCTAACTCTATTAATATGCAAGCTCAGATGATGTCACAAAATCAGAGTGTTCCAAAAATAGATACAAATACTAATGATGCTAAACTCAGAGAACAAACAGATGCTTTTGAGTCTGTAATACTAAAGATGCTTATGGATAATGCTATGAAAGATGAGAAAAATCTTTTTTCACAGCAGAATGATCCAGGAGATAAAATATACAAATCAATGTATAGAGAGGAACTTGCAAAAGCAAGTGCAGGAGGCTTTGGGTTTTCTCAGATGCTTTATGACTTTTTAAGTCAAAAAAGTTGA